A single genomic interval of Polaribacter vadi harbors:
- a CDS encoding glycosyltransferase family 4 protein, which yields MKKVLIHTHFHKRKTGVTRSVENVLPFFVDEFETYVYGSNIDGIQISTSKLKKLLFSSDVKTIVHCHRNNELMRMLFYRLLGAKFLLVATRHAETKPSKLTLFLLKKADKVITLIKSMSNNLGIDNTIVGHGVKVHEFVPNPAKKLPKISQKNIILNAGRIRKAKGQLVLLEAAKILVNHKNWALVLVGKIDKPEFSEELKAIVKKHQLEKQVYFIDETREIISYFQAAKIVVAPSFSEGFSLVTAEAMSCECSVIATKNVGVHSEIITNNKNGYLFEAGNVAELETLLSKSIEGEIPHLGKEARVEILQNWSAKKEAESLMEIYKA from the coding sequence TTGAAAAAAGTCCTAATCCATACTCACTTTCACAAACGCAAAACAGGCGTAACAAGAAGCGTCGAAAATGTGCTTCCTTTTTTTGTTGATGAATTTGAAACCTATGTATATGGTTCTAATATTGATGGCATTCAAATAAGCACCTCAAAATTAAAAAAACTATTATTTTCTTCGGATGTAAAAACGATAGTGCATTGTCATAGAAATAATGAATTGATGCGAATGCTTTTTTATCGACTTTTGGGAGCAAAATTTTTGTTAGTGGCAACAAGACATGCAGAAACAAAACCATCAAAATTAACCTTGTTTTTACTGAAAAAAGCAGATAAAGTGATTACGCTTATAAAAAGTATGAGTAACAATTTAGGGATTGATAATACCATTGTTGGTCATGGAGTAAAGGTGCACGAATTTGTGCCAAATCCTGCTAAGAAGTTACCAAAAATCTCTCAAAAGAATATCATTTTAAACGCAGGCAGAATAAGAAAAGCAAAAGGACAATTAGTTTTGTTGGAAGCTGCTAAAATTTTAGTAAACCATAAAAATTGGGCATTGGTTTTAGTTGGTAAAATAGATAAACCAGAGTTTTCAGAGGAATTAAAAGCGATTGTAAAAAAACATCAATTAGAAAAACAAGTTTATTTTATTGATGAAACAAGAGAGATTATTTCATATTTTCAAGCAGCAAAAATTGTGGTTGCACCAAGTTTTTCGGAAGGTTTTTCTTTGGTAACTGCAGAAGCTATGAGTTGCGAATGTTCTGTAATTGCAACAAAAAATGTAGGTGTTCATTCAGAAATCATCACAAATAATAAAAACGGTTATTTATTTGAAGCTGGCAATGTAGCAGAATTAGAAACACTTTTATCAAAATCAATAGAAGGAGAAATCCCACATTTAGGAAAAGAAGCAAGAGTGGAAATTCTACAAAATTGGAGCGCAAAAAAAGAAGCAGAAAGTTTGATGGAAATTTATAAAGCATAA
- a CDS encoding DUF4252 domain-containing protein yields the protein MKLFTTIFCAFFMVSAFAQQTTFKNFYENHQEQSAFSMNLSASFAGSFLSDDDNDDFKKLLKKSGDFKLMVFNNEDASVSKDFKKYLRKNNLKTMARVKSDKSRASFYILEENDMIKEIVLQANSDEDQLVLFGLKTNITKDEFAKMMSNSKVNITSD from the coding sequence ATGAAACTATTCACAACAATTTTTTGCGCATTTTTTATGGTAAGTGCTTTTGCACAACAAACTACCTTTAAAAACTTTTACGAAAATCATCAAGAACAATCTGCTTTTTCAATGAATTTATCAGCCTCTTTTGCTGGTTCTTTTTTAAGTGATGATGACAATGACGATTTTAAAAAACTACTAAAAAAGTCTGGAGATTTTAAATTAATGGTCTTTAATAACGAAGATGCATCCGTTTCTAAAGACTTTAAAAAGTACTTAAGAAAAAACAATTTAAAAACGATGGCTCGTGTAAAAAGCGATAAAAGTAGAGCTTCTTTCTATATTTTAGAAGAAAACGATATGATAAAAGAAATTGTTTTACAAGCCAACAGCGATGAAGATCAATTGGTTTTATTTGGTTTAAAAACCAATATTACTAAAGACGAATTTGCAAAAATGATGAGCAATTCTAAAGTGAACATCACATCAGATTAA
- a CDS encoding arsenate reductase family protein: MKKVYFLQTCDTCKRILKEVNTEGFELQNIKENAVNAAQLDEMYALSGSYEALFNKRARLYASLGLKDKNLSESEFKKYLLEEYTFLKRPVFLVDGEIFIGNSKKVIEKLKEKIG, from the coding sequence ATGAAGAAAGTCTATTTTTTGCAAACTTGTGATACGTGCAAACGAATTTTAAAGGAAGTAAATACGGAAGGTTTTGAGCTTCAAAATATAAAGGAAAATGCTGTAAATGCTGCTCAATTAGATGAAATGTATGCACTTTCTGGTTCTTATGAGGCGTTGTTTAATAAACGTGCAAGATTATACGCTTCTTTAGGTTTAAAGGATAAAAACTTGTCTGAAAGTGAATTTAAAAAGTATCTTTTAGAAGAATATACGTTTTTAAAACGTCCTGTTTTTTTGGTTGATGGTGAAATTTTTATTGGAAATAGCAAGAAAGTTATAGAGAAATTAAAAGAGAAGATTGGTTAA
- a CDS encoding DinB family protein → MENHFEILRKARALTFKELEGLTLDQIHIIPEGFKNNIAWNVAHLVVTQQLLHYKLSGLDCLCPDDLIEAHKKGTFPTKTFTEEEFEEVKELFMGLPDTLEEDFNAGIFENYTEYPTSTGVLMTSMDIAIPFNNFHEGIHYGIIRSIKRFL, encoded by the coding sequence ATGGAAAATCATTTCGAAATTTTAAGAAAAGCAAGAGCACTTACATTCAAAGAATTAGAAGGTTTAACTTTAGATCAAATTCACATAATTCCTGAAGGTTTTAAAAATAACATTGCTTGGAATGTGGCACATTTGGTAGTTACACAACAATTGTTGCATTATAAATTATCGGGTTTAGACTGCCTTTGTCCAGACGATTTAATTGAAGCGCATAAAAAAGGAACGTTTCCAACCAAAACTTTTACAGAAGAAGAATTCGAAGAAGTAAAAGAGTTGTTTATGGGTTTACCAGACACTTTAGAGGAAGATTTTAACGCAGGAATTTTCGAGAATTACACAGAATACCCAACAAGCACAGGTGTTTTAATGACTTCTATGGATATAGCAATTCCTTTTAATAATTTCCATGAGGGCATTCATTATGGCATTATAAGATCTATTAAAAGATTTTTGTAA
- a CDS encoding cystathionine gamma-synthase, whose translation MKFNTKTIHGGQKPEEATGAVMPPIFQTSTFAQSSPGKHKGYGYARGANPTRTALENSFAAIENGTNGFAFASGMAAIDCVLRLLKPGDEVIAGDDLYGGTYRMFTQLFQKYGLEFSYVDMNSVENVTNAITQKTKLIWIETPTNPLMKIADIQAISSAVKNINTAILIAVDNTFATPYLQKPLDLGADIVMHSATKYLGGHSDVIMGALIVKEEKLAKEIHFIQFAAGAIAGPMDSFLVLRGIKTLHIRMQRHCENGKLVAEFLENHPKVGTVYFPGLENHLGHKIAKKQMKDFGGMVSFKLKGESKEATFKFLENTKLFTLAESLGGIESLVNHPVTMSHASIPEQERLKIGITDSLVRLSVGIEDIEDLLADLEQALSL comes from the coding sequence ATGAAATTCAACACCAAAACAATTCACGGAGGTCAAAAACCAGAAGAAGCAACTGGTGCTGTAATGCCGCCAATTTTTCAAACTTCTACTTTTGCACAATCAAGCCCAGGCAAACATAAAGGGTATGGATATGCAAGAGGAGCAAACCCAACAAGAACAGCGTTAGAAAATAGTTTTGCAGCAATAGAAAATGGTACAAATGGTTTTGCTTTTGCATCTGGAATGGCTGCCATAGATTGTGTGTTAAGATTGTTAAAGCCTGGAGATGAAGTTATTGCTGGAGACGATTTGTATGGAGGAACCTACAGAATGTTTACACAATTATTCCAAAAATATGGTTTGGAATTTTCTTATGTAGATATGAATTCTGTCGAAAATGTAACCAATGCAATCACCCAAAAAACAAAGCTAATTTGGATTGAAACACCTACCAATCCATTAATGAAAATTGCAGATATTCAAGCAATTTCATCAGCAGTAAAAAATATAAATACAGCTATTTTAATTGCTGTAGACAATACGTTTGCAACTCCATATTTGCAAAAACCTTTAGATTTAGGAGCAGATATTGTAATGCATTCTGCTACAAAATATTTGGGAGGCCATTCAGATGTAATTATGGGCGCTTTAATTGTAAAAGAAGAAAAGTTGGCAAAAGAAATTCATTTTATACAATTTGCAGCTGGAGCAATTGCTGGGCCAATGGATTCTTTTTTAGTTTTAAGAGGTATCAAAACCTTACATATTAGAATGCAAAGACATTGTGAAAATGGCAAGTTAGTTGCTGAATTTTTAGAAAACCATCCAAAAGTGGGTACTGTTTATTTTCCAGGTTTAGAAAATCATCTAGGTCATAAAATAGCCAAAAAGCAAATGAAAGATTTTGGTGGAATGGTTTCTTTCAAACTAAAAGGTGAAAGTAAAGAAGCAACCTTTAAATTCTTAGAAAACACAAAATTATTTACGTTGGCAGAATCTTTGGGAGGAATTGAGAGTTTGGTGAATCATCCTGTAACTATGAGTCATGCATCCATTCCAGAGCAAGAGCGTTTAAAAATTGGGATTACTGATTCTTTAGTTCGTTTAAGTGTTGGTATAGAGGATATAGAAGATTTATTGGCAGATTTGGAGCAAGCTTTGAGTTTGTAA
- a CDS encoding PLDc N-terminal domain-containing protein — translation MTNLMLIGLFVLSTILWLQAIIDIVKTKFKLKIYKIIWICIVLFFPIIGSLIYFQFKRKKTMNKRRKFQPNFDKTQRPERF, via the coding sequence ATGACAAATTTGATGCTTATTGGTTTGTTCGTTTTAAGCACCATTTTATGGTTGCAAGCAATAATTGACATTGTAAAAACAAAATTCAAACTTAAAATTTATAAGATTATTTGGATTTGTATTGTTCTCTTTTTTCCAATCATTGGGTCTCTTATTTATTTTCAATTTAAAAGGAAAAAAACAATGAATAAGAGAAGGAAATTTCAACCAAATTTTGATAAAACTCAAAGACCTGAAAGGTTTTAA
- a CDS encoding Ig-like domain-containing protein: MLIIIGFVSNCARTGRPDGGPKDEDAPLFVIAKPANETINFNKKEIIIEFDEYIKLKDINKQLVVSPPMKSPPIISPQGTASKEIKIEIIDTLNPNTTYIFNFGNAVEDNNERNVLENFKYVFSTGTYIDSLKTSGTIKDAILQEKPKDVSVLLYRLDSSFNDSIIYKQKPNYVTNNIDTVGFQFTNLRKGKYLLLALQENIKDYIFDPITDKIGFYTDTIQLPRDSILTKPIILFKENQPYQFARGKEITKGKIEFGFDGDGKDMQINLLSDVPKDFKSVSKFMVDKDTLNYWFTPFEADSLNFTVANREFLDTLTVRLRKKKLDSLIINASSKNILHFRDTFYIESNNPIVKIDTTKINLIDKDTIAVNYRTLVSNKENKIGFIFDKQPKEKYRFKAYPAAFEDIFGIQNDTLNYSFTTKQIDDYARITLNVNNVNSKNLIIEILSGSKQNQLIERKFINSSTKVVFDLLEPKKYTIRAIIDENNNNKWDSGSYLKKQLAERIIYNQAINNLDIRANFFLEENFTVE; this comes from the coding sequence TTGTTGATAATAATCGGTTTTGTATCTAATTGTGCTAGAACTGGAAGGCCTGATGGTGGTCCAAAAGATGAAGATGCGCCTTTGTTTGTAATTGCAAAACCAGCAAATGAAACCATAAATTTCAACAAAAAAGAGATTATAATAGAATTTGATGAATATATAAAATTAAAAGACATCAATAAGCAATTGGTAGTTTCGCCACCAATGAAAAGTCCTCCTATAATTTCGCCTCAAGGAACTGCCAGTAAAGAAATTAAAATTGAAATTATAGATACTTTAAACCCCAATACAACCTATATTTTTAATTTTGGAAATGCTGTAGAAGACAATAACGAAAGAAATGTTTTAGAAAATTTTAAATATGTTTTTTCGACAGGAACGTATATCGATTCTTTAAAAACTTCTGGAACTATAAAAGATGCTATTTTGCAAGAAAAACCTAAAGATGTAAGCGTTTTATTATATCGATTAGATAGTTCTTTTAACGATTCCATTATCTACAAACAAAAACCAAATTACGTAACTAACAATATAGATACTGTTGGTTTTCAATTTACAAATCTTAGAAAAGGCAAGTACTTATTATTAGCTTTACAAGAAAATATTAAAGATTATATTTTTGATCCTATAACTGATAAAATTGGTTTTTATACAGACACCATTCAACTACCAAGAGATAGTATTTTAACAAAACCTATTATTCTTTTCAAGGAAAACCAGCCTTACCAATTTGCTAGAGGTAAAGAAATTACAAAAGGTAAAATTGAATTTGGCTTTGATGGTGATGGAAAAGATATGCAGATAAATTTATTATCTGATGTGCCAAAAGACTTTAAAAGTGTATCGAAATTTATGGTTGATAAAGACACTCTAAATTATTGGTTTACGCCTTTTGAAGCAGATTCTTTAAACTTTACAGTTGCTAACAGAGAATTTTTAGACACGTTAACTGTAAGATTAAGAAAAAAGAAATTAGATTCTCTTATTATAAATGCTTCTTCTAAAAATATTCTACATTTTAGAGATACTTTTTATATAGAAAGCAACAACCCAATTGTAAAAATAGATACCACTAAAATTAATTTAATTGATAAAGATACTATCGCTGTAAACTACAGAACATTGGTTTCTAACAAAGAGAATAAAATAGGGTTTATTTTTGATAAACAACCTAAAGAAAAATATCGTTTTAAAGCTTATCCAGCTGCTTTTGAAGATATTTTCGGCATTCAAAACGATACACTTAATTATAGTTTTACTACCAAACAAATTGATGATTATGCAAGAATTACTTTGAATGTAAATAATGTAAATTCTAAAAACTTAATTATCGAAATTCTTTCTGGCAGCAAACAAAATCAATTGATAGAACGTAAATTTATAAATAGTTCTACCAAAGTTGTTTTCGATTTATTAGAACCAAAAAAATATACAATTAGAGCAATTATAGACGAAAACAACAACAATAAATGGGATTCTGGAAGTTACCTTAAAAAGCAATTAGCTGAAAGAATTATTTACAATCAAGCTATTAATAACTTAGATATAAGAGCTAACTTTTTCTTGGAAGAGAATTTTACAGTTGAATAA
- a CDS encoding ComF family protein has protein sequence MILLKDLFHLFYPKLCVVCDTSLIENENVLCTLCRHDLPLTNFQDFTDNKVTQNFYGNIIVEKGFALLFYRKKGSTLQLIHDLKYKGNEDIGVFFGNWLGEMLAENQEFKDVNFIIPVPLHPRKLRERGYNQVTKFGERLSFYLKIPFINNELVRISSTKTQTFKSRFERFNHSDTKFHLKNTAKFNNKHILLIDDVITTGATLEACAKEFLKAENCKISILTMAYTE, from the coding sequence ATGATACTTTTAAAAGACTTATTCCATCTTTTTTATCCTAAACTGTGTGTTGTTTGCGATACAAGTTTAATTGAAAACGAAAACGTACTCTGCACACTTTGCAGGCATGATTTACCACTCACTAACTTCCAAGACTTTACAGACAATAAAGTAACACAAAATTTTTACGGAAATATTATAGTGGAAAAAGGATTTGCCTTATTATTTTACAGAAAAAAAGGAAGCACTTTGCAATTAATTCACGATTTAAAATACAAAGGCAATGAAGATATTGGTGTTTTCTTTGGTAATTGGTTAGGAGAAATGCTTGCAGAAAACCAAGAATTTAAAGATGTCAATTTTATAATTCCTGTGCCTTTACATCCTAGAAAACTACGTGAAAGAGGCTATAATCAAGTTACAAAATTTGGCGAAAGACTAAGTTTTTACTTGAAAATTCCTTTTATAAATAATGAACTTGTCAGGATTTCATCAACAAAAACACAAACGTTTAAATCTCGTTTTGAACGCTTTAACCATTCAGATACTAAATTTCATTTAAAAAATACAGCAAAATTTAACAACAAACATATTTTGTTAATTGATGATGTAATTACAACTGGTGCAACTTTAGAGGCCTGTGCAAAAGAATTCTTAAAAGCAGAAAATTGTAAAATAAGTATTTTAACCATGGCATATACTGAATGA
- a CDS encoding class I SAM-dependent methyltransferase, whose protein sequence is MLRKIDFQKAEVLVELGPGNGAITNYILESLAPNATLICFEINDNFYHQLKKINHPQLIVLKACAEKIEEELAKLNIYKVPYIISSLPLTIIPDEVSDEILKKSFNILENNGTFIQYQYSLTYYKKLKKVFKDAILLEFEPLNIPPAFIYHCKKVK, encoded by the coding sequence ATGTTACGTAAAATTGATTTTCAAAAAGCGGAGGTTTTAGTAGAATTAGGTCCAGGAAATGGCGCAATTACTAATTATATTTTAGAAAGTTTAGCACCGAACGCAACACTAATTTGTTTTGAAATTAATGATAATTTTTATCATCAATTAAAAAAAATAAATCATCCACAATTAATTGTTTTAAAAGCTTGTGCAGAAAAAATTGAAGAAGAATTAGCAAAACTAAACATCTACAAAGTACCTTACATCATCTCTAGTTTGCCACTTACTATTATTCCTGATGAAGTTTCTGATGAAATTTTAAAAAAATCATTTAACATTTTAGAAAATAACGGAACATTTATACAATATCAATACAGTTTAACGTATTATAAAAAACTCAAAAAAGTATTTAAAGATGCTATTTTATTAGAGTTTGAGCCTTTAAATATTCCTCCAGCATTTATTTATCATTGTAAAAAAGTCAAGTAA
- a CDS encoding glycine--tRNA ligase, with product MAKQEDQFKKVLSHAKEYGYVFQSSEIYDGLSAVYDYAQNGVELKKNIRDYWWKAMVQMHENIVGIDAAILMHPTTWKASGHVDAFNDPLIDNKDSKKRYRADVLIEDYCAKIEGKINKEVDKAAKRFGDAFDKEEFLATNGRVVGYQEKIKSILARMGKSLANEDLADVKLLIEELEIADPLTGSKNWTEVKQFNLMFGTKIGASAENSTQVYLRPETAQGIFVNFLNVQKTGRMKIPFGIAQTGKAFRNEIVARQFIFRMREFEQMEMQYFVKPGTQKEWYESWKETRLKWHLSLGMGAENYRFHDHDKLAHYADAASDIEFNFPFGFKELEGIHSRTDFDLKAHEEHSGKKLQYFDHEENKSYTPYVVETSIGLDRMFLAVFSNSLVDEELENGSTRTVLKLPAVLAPFKAAIFPLVKKDGLPEVAKEIMEDLKWDFNVFYDEKDAVGKRYRRQDAAGTPFCITVDHDSLNDKCVTIRHRDSMEQKRVAIADLKEIIKAEVSVKTWLQRM from the coding sequence ATGGCAAAACAAGAAGATCAATTTAAAAAAGTTTTATCGCACGCAAAAGAATATGGTTATGTTTTTCAGTCTTCTGAAATTTATGACGGTTTAAGTGCGGTTTACGATTATGCTCAAAACGGAGTTGAGCTAAAGAAAAATATTAGAGATTATTGGTGGAAAGCAATGGTGCAAATGCACGAAAATATTGTGGGTATTGATGCTGCAATTTTAATGCACCCAACTACTTGGAAAGCTTCTGGACATGTAGATGCTTTTAACGATCCTTTAATTGATAACAAAGATTCTAAAAAACGTTACAGAGCAGATGTTTTAATAGAAGATTATTGTGCTAAGATTGAAGGCAAAATAAATAAGGAAGTAGACAAAGCTGCAAAACGTTTTGGCGATGCTTTTGATAAAGAAGAGTTTTTAGCAACTAATGGAAGAGTTGTTGGCTATCAAGAAAAAATAAAATCGATTTTAGCAAGAATGGGTAAATCTTTAGCCAATGAAGATTTAGCCGATGTTAAATTATTGATTGAAGAATTAGAAATTGCAGATCCTTTAACAGGTTCTAAAAACTGGACAGAAGTGAAGCAATTCAACTTAATGTTCGGAACCAAAATTGGAGCATCAGCAGAAAACTCTACACAAGTTTATTTACGACCAGAAACTGCACAAGGTATTTTTGTAAATTTCTTAAATGTGCAAAAAACGGGACGAATGAAAATTCCTTTCGGAATTGCACAAACTGGTAAAGCGTTTAGAAATGAGATTGTTGCAAGACAGTTTATTTTTAGAATGCGTGAGTTTGAACAAATGGAAATGCAATATTTTGTAAAACCTGGCACGCAAAAAGAATGGTATGAAAGCTGGAAAGAAACGCGTTTAAAATGGCATTTAAGTTTAGGAATGGGCGCAGAAAATTATCGTTTTCATGACCATGATAAGCTAGCACATTATGCAGATGCAGCTTCAGATATTGAGTTTAATTTTCCTTTTGGCTTTAAAGAATTAGAAGGAATTCACTCAAGAACCGACTTTGATTTAAAAGCGCACGAAGAACATTCAGGAAAAAAATTACAATATTTTGACCATGAAGAAAATAAAAGTTATACACCTTATGTTGTAGAAACTTCGATTGGTTTGGATAGAATGTTTTTGGCAGTTTTCTCGAATTCTTTGGTTGATGAAGAATTAGAAAATGGAAGTACAAGAACGGTTTTAAAATTACCAGCAGTTTTAGCACCTTTTAAAGCAGCTATTTTTCCTTTGGTTAAAAAAGATGGTTTGCCAGAAGTTGCTAAAGAAATTATGGAAGATTTAAAATGGGATTTTAATGTTTTTTATGATGAAAAAGATGCAGTTGGTAAACGTTATAGAAGACAAGATGCTGCAGGAACGCCTTTTTGTATTACTGTAGATCACGATTCTTTAAATGATAAATGCGTAACTATAAGACATAGAGATTCTATGGAACAAAAACGTGTTGCTATTGCAGATTTAAAAGAAATAATCAAAGCAGAAGTTTCTGTAAAAACTTGGTTACAGAGAATGTAA
- a CDS encoding DUF4230 domain-containing protein, whose product MRISRYILVFLVGFLIAKFWYQKKDNHQQKEEVRVVVNSIKNMSKLVISSGNFSEVYNFTDSKKYFYETISFDKKAIVTVNAKVEVGYDLSKLEIEVDSLAKKIYIHKIPKAAITIIPDVKYFDLQQSQFNAFSKNDLNKINEKSIEKIKQTVELTNLKKEAKTRFFEEISKIYQLSAIYGWEVVDKTNSRFLSDFKEVNLLK is encoded by the coding sequence ATGCGCATTTCAAGATATATTTTGGTTTTTCTAGTTGGTTTTTTAATTGCCAAATTTTGGTATCAAAAAAAGGATAATCATCAGCAAAAAGAAGAAGTTAGAGTGGTTGTAAACTCCATTAAAAACATGAGTAAATTGGTGATTTCAAGTGGTAATTTTTCTGAAGTTTACAATTTTACGGATTCAAAAAAATATTTTTACGAAACTATTTCTTTTGATAAAAAAGCCATTGTTACTGTAAATGCAAAAGTTGAGGTTGGCTACGATTTATCGAAATTGGAAATTGAGGTAGATTCTTTGGCAAAGAAAATTTACATCCATAAAATTCCGAAAGCAGCAATTACAATTATACCAGATGTTAAATATTTCGATTTGCAACAAAGTCAATTTAACGCTTTTTCCAAAAACGATTTGAATAAAATTAACGAAAAAAGCATCGAAAAAATTAAACAAACTGTTGAGTTAACAAACCTAAAAAAAGAGGCAAAGACTCGTTTTTTTGAGGAAATTTCAAAAATTTATCAGCTTTCTGCTATTTATGGTTGGGAAGTTGTAGATAAAACAAACTCACGTTTTTTAAGTGATTTTAAGGAAGTTAATTTGTTAAAATAA
- a CDS encoding response regulator transcription factor, producing the protein MNIINIVIADDEQLFRSGIRFLLDREVNFNVIFEAENGLELIDFLSTTEEFPDVILMDLKMPQMNGIEATKAIHKTHSDIKIIALTSFDGKSFITNMIDVGASSYLLKNTSPKAVVHTINEVYEKGFYYDEKVLKIIHENIISSSGKRIKSDLDKNLLSKREIDVLELICNQCTTSEIAEQLFISPRTVEGHRNNLLLKTQSKNVAGLVIYGIQKKLIEITLDFNL; encoded by the coding sequence ATGAATATTATTAATATTGTAATTGCTGATGATGAACAACTTTTTAGAAGCGGAATTCGTTTTTTATTAGATAGAGAAGTTAACTTTAATGTTATTTTTGAAGCAGAAAACGGCTTAGAGTTAATCGATTTTTTAAGCACTACAGAAGAGTTTCCTGATGTTATTTTAATGGATTTAAAAATGCCACAAATGAATGGAATTGAAGCCACTAAAGCTATTCACAAAACTCATTCAGACATAAAAATAATTGCACTAACAAGTTTTGATGGTAAATCTTTTATTACAAATATGATTGATGTGGGTGCATCTTCTTATTTACTTAAAAATACAAGCCCTAAAGCTGTAGTTCATACCATAAATGAAGTCTATGAAAAAGGCTTTTATTATGATGAAAAGGTGCTAAAAATAATTCACGAAAACATAATATCTTCTAGTGGAAAACGTATTAAAAGCGATTTAGATAAAAACCTACTTTCTAAAAGAGAAATTGATGTTTTAGAACTTATTTGCAACCAATGTACCACATCAGAAATTGCAGAACAACTATTTATAAGTCCAAGAACGGTTGAAGGTCACAGAAATAATCTCCTATTAAAAACACAATCTAAAAATGTAGCAGGTTTGGTTATTTACGGAATTCAAAAAAAACTAATAGAAATTACATTAGATTTTAACTTATAA
- a CDS encoding sensor histidine kinase: MEELFAKENQVIAIVLTGVVLLLIMGVALLLFFFFSRKKIVEKQLEKKNLEIDHQKEIIQSIIITQEEERKRIAQDLHDDISAKLNVINLNANLLKGGDLSSEEYVIVNDTILEVTDKTLESARNIAHNLLPPILEEFGLKDAVEELADSFNNSKKITIDYNLAYPKGYLISEQELHLFRIVQELINNSVRHGKAKNSSIDICLKNNKLLFNYTDNGVGFNMKNKKHKKGLGIKNIESRVALLQGNYTITTAKNNGFKISITL; the protein is encoded by the coding sequence ATGGAAGAATTGTTTGCTAAAGAAAATCAAGTGATAGCAATTGTACTTACTGGTGTTGTTTTACTTCTTATAATGGGTGTAGCACTCTTACTATTTTTCTTTTTCTCAAGAAAAAAAATAGTAGAAAAACAGTTGGAGAAAAAAAACTTAGAAATAGATCATCAAAAAGAAATAATACAATCTATTATTATTACTCAAGAAGAAGAACGCAAACGTATTGCACAAGATTTACATGACGATATTAGTGCTAAACTAAATGTAATTAACTTAAATGCAAACCTTTTAAAAGGAGGAGATTTAAGTTCTGAAGAATACGTAATTGTTAATGATACTATTTTAGAGGTAACAGATAAAACTTTAGAAAGTGCCAGAAATATTGCACACAATTTATTGCCACCAATTTTAGAAGAATTTGGATTAAAAGATGCTGTAGAGGAATTGGCAGATTCCTTTAACAATAGTAAAAAAATAACCATCGATTATAATTTAGCATATCCAAAAGGTTATTTAATTTCAGAACAAGAATTACATCTTTTTAGAATTGTGCAAGAATTAATAAACAACTCAGTAAGACATGGAAAAGCAAAAAATAGCAGTATAGATATTTGTTTAAAAAACAACAAACTACTTTTTAATTATACAGATAATGGTGTTGGCTTTAATATGAAAAATAAAAAGCACAAAAAAGGATTAGGTATTAAAAATATTGAAAGCAGGGTTGCCTTATTACAAGGAAATTACACAATAACAACAGCAAAAAATAACGGTTTTAAAATTTCGATAACACTATAA